CTGGGGTCTGAAGAGGGCACAAGGGGATGTTAGCTCCCCAAAACTAAAATGGGAGTTCAGTGAGGGCTCAGAGAAAGCCCCCAGGTCCCCCTTACCCCTCACCTGTTTCTACCACCACCAGACAAAGAGACTGGGTCCCAGACCCACCCTCTGTCCCCCATGCACCACCCAATTTCCAAGGTCCCTTTCCCCACCCATGACTTCCCTTTTCCAAGCAGTGGATTGAGCACCCCTTTTCGGGACACACAGTCCTAGCAACCCATCCTAGTGAGCATGGATCTGAGGCCAAGCCTCTGTCCTGACTTTACCTCCCCTTGATGCACATCCTGGGACAAGTTGCTTCCCCttcccgagcctcagtttccccacctgtgcaGCAAGCCTAGGGCGCCCTACCTGCCCCCTCCCAGGGCCGCTGGAGGCCGAGATGAGGTCATGGATGTGAGAACATTTGTTGTACAAGCACAGGGTGTAATTACGGGGCTGCTTCTTGGGGAGATGTGCCAGGAACCGCCAGAGAGGGGGACAGGAGCTTAGGGAAGCCTGCTTCATGGGGCGAGTGTAGATGGGGGTCCTTGGGTCACTGGGGAACATGCTGGGGCATGAGTGAGGGGGTGGGCTGGAGCGAAGGCTGCCCCCCTTCCTCTCGTTCTTTCCCACTTTGCCTCCTGTCCTCGCCTGCATCTCCACCGTCCCAAAGCCCCCCGGCCCCCAGGCTGCACATGAAACACAACTCCCGGTGTCCGCCctgaaaataaatatcttttactaaaaaaaaaaaaggaaagaaagaaagaaagacacaaacccaaaccccaaagccaaacagcaagtcTGTTATTTGGGAGTTTAATGAGCGTGTGAAGTCCCTGCTAGGGCTGGAAATGATGAGGCTCCCGGCATAGAAGATTGGGGGCTTCATTTTCCACTCTGAAAATGCCAAGGGGTCAGGTTCTGTGGGAACGGGGGTGGAGAGCCGGGGGCTGGTGACCCGgggtcccctctccttcccctcagaGCCCGCCCTGCCCCCAGAGCTCCTGGCTGGGGCCGGCTGTGAGGAACTTGCCTCTTTGGAAATACTTTGGTGTCCTCTGCTTCTGCCAGAGAGAACACCTTCCCCTGGGCCGCCCCCGGGTGCTGGGACCACGTTGTAACACTGTATTAACACACTTCCTCTGCGGCTATCCTGCCGGTGGGTGTTGcttccatcttacagatgaggaaactgaggctcagagaggtgaagtgacagGCCCTTGGTCCGTAAGTGACAGAGTTGGAGTCAGACCCAAGTCTGACTTCCAAGCCCATGCCCTTTCCAGTTCCCTATGACCCAGGCTGGTCCTGCGTGCCTTCCCCACCTCTGCTATCTGCCCAGACtcctgggtcctgggaaggaATGAAGTGTAAGGGAGACCTTGGAGCCTAGGAAATGCCAGGCCTGGGACGGTGGATCTGAGGCcagccagagccaggctctgctcTCTCAAGGTGTCCAGGGGCGGTGGCCTGGCCTGACGCCCGCGGTGACAGGAGGACACCGGTGTGGTGGTCACCGCAGGCGGCGACTGTTATGCTCTTGgccccattttaaaaatagtcagGACTTCAAACATGGACtcccaaggaaaacaaacagtCCCGCGTCCGTCCGCCCACGCACACCAGCCATGGTGAGTAAAATTAGCCTGGCGGGGACTACACAGACGTGAGCGCTGGCCGTTGTTTGCCCAGGCTCCCGGCGGCCGGGCGGCCCCGAGACCTCCCTGGCAGCGGCCTCTTGCCTGTGGCATGCTGCTTCCCACTGAGGAGAGGAGGCTTTTGGCCTCCCCGTCCTCAGCTCTGCAGATGGACCAGGGCCCCCACGCTGGAGTCAGGAGCCATAGGTTCAAATCCGTGTGGCCTTGGGGggaatgtttccatttctttagttGCAAAATGGGGACATGGGTTCCCTAGCCTTGGTAATGAAGTTGATTAAGATAACAtatcggggggcgcctgggtggctcagagggttaagcctctgccttcggctcaggtcatgatctcagggtcctgggattgagccccgtgtcaggctctccgctcagcggggaacgTGTTTcccccccccgcctctgcctgcctctctgtgttctctctgtgtcaaataaataaataaaatattaaaaaaaaaaaaagatgacatatCGGAAGTGTTTAGTGCCTGACATGCCAACAGCGCTCCGTAGACGGTGTTACTCTTAAGCGAGCAGGAGCAGAGTCAGGCTTCTGGAAAGCTAGGTAGGAGAAGTTATCAGTACCTCCCAGCATTCCACACAGATGCCCCAAACCATGGTCCTCATATGTTCgtgctttcctctcccttcctctccccaagaGGAAAAGCAGAGGCTCAGGGTGGGCAGTGTAGACCGAAACCAAGACTCTCCGAGCTGGAGAAGCGTCCACAATATCCCCAGCGCCTCCAGGAGCCCAGCTCTTGAGGCTTGGAACCCTGGGGTACTGATGGCTCCTGTCCCCCATAGGTGATCATGGGGGGCGGCCGGAAGTACATGTTCCCCAAGAATAAAACTGACGTGGAGTATGAGATGGACGAGAAGTCCAGGGGCACAAGGCTGGACGGGCTGAACCTCATCAACATCTGGAAGAGCTTCAAACCGAGACACAAGGTAACCTGTCCCGGAGCCCCGTGGCTACAGGGCTGGCTTGTGCTGGGAGGAGCTGGGTCCCGTCTTTCTGAGTCTCGGTTTATTTcctcctgggtggggagggggtcgtCATTCTTACCCTGATGGGCCCAAATGGTCTAAGAGACACGTGAATGGCACATAGTGGGTGATCAGTCAGTTCCTCTAGGGGCAGACACCCAGGGGAGCTAGCCGGGCAGTGAGGACGGTGGCCATGGAAGCACCTGCATGGACATTCAAGCCCCTTGagcccctactgtgtgccaggcccctgGCTGGGCATGAATTCCAAAGGATGAATCAGATGGACAAGGAATTGTGGATCACTGTGTGCTTGGATGGCGAAGGGCCCAGGAGCTACGGGAACCCAGAGGGGACAGACCACAAGGGAGGGGCTGACCAGCCctgagctggaggagggggaggagggttaGGGGAGTGCGCGAGCCATGAGGGGAGGTGGAAGCCCTCCATCGTGACTTGGCTTTGGCCCCAGCGGTGAGAGCACGTGCTGGGGAAGAAAGGCTGGAGCCCTGGCAGGGCCTGAGTGCTGGCTCGCTGGAGTGGCTGTGGCAGCCACTGGGCCTGGGGCAGATGGGGTCTGGAAATGACTGTGGTCAGGACTAAAGACAGTGGGGAGCAGCCTGGGAGCCACTTTGATGTCACTCTGGGGTTGGGTTTCTGAGGGTTCCAGGACTGgcccccaggggtgggggggtgccttGTGGGATGGGGCTGGGCCAAAAgcaaggtgggggcaggggcctgAGGATAGCCCCCACAGGATGAATGAGGGCGGGACTGAGCTACTTTGAACCCTTCCCATTCGTCTGAGTCAGCCCCAGCCAGGCCAGAGCCGGTTCCTGGCCCAAGTCAGAGAGACACGGCtcctcccagcctcagtttctctacgTGGAACATGGGACCAGAGTTGAACCCTTCTAGCCTGGGTGGGTGCTTAACTCGGGAGCTCAGTGTAGACTCTAAGAGGGAGAGATTGGACCCTTCTAGAGTCAGGCTCTCCTTTACCGCCGAGTGGCTCTGCCATCTGGATCTCAGTAtccttgtctgcaaaatgggaataactaCTTTCCTCATAGGGTCAGTGTGAGTGACCGAATGAGGTAACACAGGGGAACCAGCTCAGCGAAGTCAGGCACTTCCTCAGCCTTCCCGCCCTCCTTCCCATAACAGCCCCTGAGGCTCCAGAACCACAGATCCTGATGTCATTGCCCAGAGAAGGCAAGGGGCTGTCCTAAGGATGCACAGTCAATTCCCAGCTGTACTGTGGCCCCCAGCCCAGCCACTGAGTGGTGCCCTCTCCGGATAAGTCAGCCAGCTGCTTCTGTGGCCTCTGGCCTCTCCAGGGTGTCACTGGTGCAGAGCTAGGGCTTCACTTCCTCCTTGACTGTCCACAACTTCCATCATACACCCAGTGCTTAGCTCCTGATGGACACTCCAGGCCCCTGGTGACCcatatcttcttcctcttcttgccTCCATGATCTGTCCCTGCTGTTTGAAACTCTCCTTCCTGACCCCAGGCAGTCACTGGCTTCTTGTGCTCCAGGGCCCCATGAGGACATCGCCTCCACTAGGAAGCCCTCCCTGTTGCTGCCTCTGGGCTCACAGTGTCCCCTGGTCTCTCCATTCTCATTCCCCTGCATTAGAATTGCTTGTTTGTCATTTCTTGAAGGCATATGATAGAGCCTTAAGGAGGGATTAGTAAGGGCTGAAGGAAACAAATATATTCCCTAGACCCCAAGACCAGCTGGGGTCggtcctcccaacccccccagcccccatgtGGCTGACAAAGACCCTTCCTCCTAGCACTCTCACTACGTCTGGAACCGCACCGAACTCCTGAGCCTTGACCCCTACACTGTGGACTATCTCTTGGGtaagtggggggaggtgggggggaaggggagagtgggaTGGAGGACACCCAGCtgggggccctggggctggggctgtgaGTCCAGCACTTGGGGAGCCAAGGCCCTAGCCTTCCCCCTACTTAGGGACCTTTGCCCTCAGGCTCTAGGACCTGGGAGAGGTGTGGAAGGGGTTCTGGTTCATAGAATTGGGCCTGAAATCTGCTGCCTGTGCAGAGTGAGTAGTTCCCTTGAgcacaaaggaaaacagaagctcAGGTTGGGGAAGAGACTGGGATGTGCTCCTCAGCCCAGTAGCATCACGGCCCAGGTAAATCTGACCCCTGGCTGGGGCAGGAGACCTGGAGCCAGCCCTGCTATGTGGCCTGGGCAGAAGCCCGCCACGCTGTCTCTGCTGGTTTGACTGGAGGTCCTCCCCGAGGGAGTGGGGCGCATGGGAGGGGCCCTGGCTTGGTGGAATGAGGCCCTGAGCCCCACCATGCCAACGCCTGGTCCCCTGTCCCACCTGGCTGTTGTGCCCAGCGAGTGGTGGCAAAATCTGCAAATCTTTCCCAAGGGGCACAGCCTCTAGGTCCTAGGTGTGTCATTGGAGGTTATGGGTTCAAAGCTGGGCACCTTGGAAGAttcccccagacacacacacacacacacataccccgcTTGCCTGGGTCACGCGACAAACACCCTATGCCACACACAGGCTGTGGAGAGCTGTATAAGTTCCCATGTAGCACAACGGGCCCCCTCATGGACCTTAGAGCCTGAGTGCTGGGTTCAGATCCTACTGTACCCCACTTATATGCAGATCTCAccccacttatatgcagattccACACCACCTATATGCAGATCCCACTGCATATAAgctgtgcaaccttgggcaagtgatttctcctctctgcacctcagttttctcttctgtaaagtaGGAATGATGACTGTTCTGTAAGATGGGGCAAATGACCTCAGGGTTATTATGAGCACACAAGAGTCAATGCCTTGTGTAAGTTACTTGTTATCTCCAAACAAATTATCTCCACAAACAGTTTAAAAGAAGagtaaaccaaaaaataaaataaatgaaaaagaagtaaaaaaaataacaaaagtaaacATTTATGACTTCACACAGTTTCTTGGGGTCAGGAATTTCGAGCGGCTTAGCTGGGTCTCCCAGGAGGTTGccgtcatctgaaggcttgactggggccGGGGATTCCAAAATGGCTTCCTCCCAAGGCTAGCAAGTGGGTGCAGGCTATTGTCTAGAAGCCTCAGGTCCTCACTACATGGAGATCTCTGTAGAGTTGGTGGGGTGTCCTTACAACATGGTGGCTTGTTTCAGAGCTAAAGCCATAATTTATGTCATGGCATGGAAGTCACATAGCATCATTTCTGTGGTGATCTATTGGGTACATAGGATAGTCTTACTGTAGGAGGGGACACACTAGGGTGTAAATTCAGAAGGCAGGGATTATTGGGCACCATCTGTGGTGCCTCTGTGCTTCCAAAGCTCCTAGAAGGGCACACAGCATTCTGTCCATTGCACCTCTTGTCTGGCTGTACACATAACTCATGGAAGGGGCAGGGTGTTCTGGAAGGAACATTGAGGGCAGGAAGCACCAACCTGGTACATTTGGACTCTTGTGACTTGGGCAAGGGATGGATCAGTCGTATTTCATAAGAGAAAACTAAGCTCGGGGAACAGAAGGGACTGAGCCAAAGCTGCTTCTACTTCCCTGTACCGGGCACTCTGGCTTTCAAGCCTGACCTATTCGTGACATGTAAGTACACACCCAAGCTGCCCCGTTGAGTCCATGGTCTTCTGCCCAGGGGGTTGTGGTGCTGTGTCTGGAGCCCTTCAGACCTGGGACTACACTGATGGATTTTAAGTCCTGGATCGCCCACTTAGCTGCTGAAGATACCAAGCTACTGAGCACccgtgcctcagtctcctctgtaaaatggacatagCGATCCCCTTACCAGTCTCCTCTGAAAAATGCATGTGGTGATCCCCTCGCCATAGTGTGGCTGTGAAGGGGAAACGAGGCCGTCTGTGCTCCCACAGCGCTGGGCACAAGTTTGGACCCACCTGTGGGCAGCTTCTTCCTGGCTTGTTCTAACCCCAAGTTGTGTGTGGTGAACCTGTGTTCCCTGAGACAGCCAGGCTCCTTGTGGGGGAGGGTCCCCCTTGCAGGGTCACAGGAAAACCTCACCGTCTACATCTTCCTTAGGTCTCTTTGAGCCGGGGGACTTGCAGTACGAGCTGAATAGGAACAATGTGACTGACCCGTCACTCTCGGAGATGGTGGAGATAGCCATCAAGATTCTGAAGAAGAACCCCAAAGGCTTCTTCTTGCTGGTGGAAGGTAGGGCCCCAGGCTGCAGGGCCACTTCCCCAGGAGATTCTGGGTATATGGCCTTCGGGTCCGGGGATGGGGTGCTCCAACTCTCAAAGACAACCATCCACTTCTGGGGAGAAGGCTAAATTCCTTTTGGGGAAGACGGGTTATGCATGGTGTTGAAACTCCCAGCCCAACAAGCTGTTCTCCTTTAGGCTCGAGGATCACCTGTCAGGCCAAGTAgtccaggaaggcttcccagaagagGAGGTGGAAGCCTTCCTTTTGGGGGTCCCTCCCTGAGCTTCCCTCCTCCCAAAAGACAGGTCCAGCGTCCTCCACATCAGATACCTATCAGTCTGAGGGAGCTCTCAGCTAGATGGCAGGCATTTGCTGTTACTATGCCCTTGTGAGGCCAAGGTCAGATTCATGACCCTGGGATGTCCCAGATCCCCCGACTGGGAGAGTCCGTCCCTTTAGGAGTTGGCAGTGTTGTATGCTAATGTTTACAGGGTTTCCCAGCATGCAGGGAGGCCCTAGAGTCGGGCTTTGGTTCTTTGCTGGTGCTGTATGACCTCTGCCTATacatttctgtaaaatgaggtaaAAAATGGGCTTAGAGAGATTATTAACATCCATTGCGTTCAGAGACATAAAGTACTTGGAACAGAGTCCAGCAGAAAATAAATCTTTCGGTGTTtctattattaccattattatgaTTACACAATAGCCAAGTCAATAACAATAGGAAGTGTGAGGAAGTGATAAAGTTTCCAGAATCTTCAGAGTTCTAACAGCCATTGTCTCCTATGGTTCCAGATGTTGCCTCACTGAACTCtccctgtacacacacacacacacacacacacacacacacactcaccacacatacacacactcggGCCCCTCTGCCTTCCAGAGGCCAGTGGCCGGCCGCCTGGCTTGGCAGCTTTCGTGCCAAACCCCGGGGTTCCCACTCAAGCATGGCGGTCTCAGCCTGGCCTGAACAGCCCTCTGACGCCAAGGACCCAGCCAGGAACCAGTGGTGGTGAACATGGGCTCCCCCGGGAGCAGTCCTCTTTGTGACTGCTCCCAGAACCACAACAAAGGAAGGACCCACCCTGCCAGCCTGCAAGGCCAGTGTGGTGAGGCTCAGGCCAATGGGAAGGGAGGACACCAGGCTCAGGACCCTAAGAAGTGGGAGTGTCCACTCAGGCAGTGTCCTCCTCTTAGAGACGAGAAGGAGTCGCCTCAGGTCATGCAGCCCTTGGCCATGACTTTGAAGCCAGGCGCAAAGCCAGGCCTCTTGCACCCACCTAGAAGAGAGGTGGCACAGACTTTAGAGGCCTTTATGAAGGCCTGCCGTGGGTACTGCCCAGGTATGGAGAATGAGAGTAACACCCAAGTTCAAATCCCAGTCATCCCACCTTGGGCACGTCACTTCTGCACCTAAGGCCTCAGTTGCACCATCTGTAAATGGGGCTGATTTTGTACCCATTTCTGCCTAGGATTGTTATGAAGGGGAAACTAGACACTAGCTTGTTATGCCTGGCACTCAGTAGGCCCTTAGGCATGCTTGTTCCATTTCCACCTGTCAGAGGTCTCCGACTCCTTCGAGGAGTTGGAGAAGCTGTTCTGAGGGCCGTGAGGGGTGCTGGACAGAGCAACAGCTTTTCGGTCACGTGGATCTGCTCTAAATCCTGGCTTCGCTCTCTCCATGCATGGACCCTTGGTCCACAACCTGTCCCCACCGAGCCGCTGTAAAGGTTGCACGGCGGCATGATGTGTCCAACATGGTACTTGGCATGTGGCCATTCCCTATCAAAGAATGGTTCCTCTGGCGGTCATGTGACAGGACCTGGGGGTGCAGCTCTCCCCCTCACCCAAGGACTTTGCCTTGGTGTCTCAAGGGGGCAGGATTGACCACGGGCATCATGAGGGCAAGGCCAAGCTGGCACTGCACGAGACGGTGGAGATGGACCGGGCAATCGGGAAGGCAGGCATCATGACCTCCGTGGAAGACACGCTGACTGTCGTCACTGCGGACCACTCCCACGTCTTCACCTTTGGGGGGTACACCCCCCGTGGCAACTCTATCTTTGGTAAGTGAGTCTTGCTTGGGGTGGGCACTGGCCACTCCCACGGGGTGCCTATCGGGGAGCTGGAGTAGGATGGGAGAGGCAGCAAGCTCCAGGCCTGACACAGGTGGGACTCTGAGAATGGATTACGGAAGAGAAGGTAGTGTTGGGGGACGGGAGCCGTTACAGGataggggtggggggctgcatgGCTACCTGGGTGATGGGTGGATAGAAGAATGAGAGAGGATGGATACATGGCCTTGGGGGGAATGGACCGCCATCAGGAGGAATGGGGGCACCATGAAAACGGAGGGGTAGTTGGTGGGAAATCAGTCAGGTTGGGAAAGTGGCTTCATGGAGTGGTTCAAGGTTCTTCACAGGGGATCTAGGGATCGCCAAGCCGTAGTCTTGGTGCTCCAAGATCCCTGGGCCAGTGCCTTCCTGCGCAGGTCTGGCCCCCATGGTGAGTGACACGGACAAGAAGCCCTTCACCTCCATCCTATACGGCAATGGGCCTGGCTACAAGGTGGTAGGTGGCGAGCGCGAGAACGTCTCCATGGTGGACTACGGTGAGATTGCCCAAATCCAGGGCAGGGCACCCCGTGGGGATGGGTCTGGGTATACTGGAGGCTCGTGGCCAAGGTTGGGGGAGGCTCCAAATAGCCAGGACTTGGATCAAAACAATCTCAGGTCAACTCCCCATCCACCGTGGAGtagctgcgtgaccttgggcGTGCAGTTTTacctttcccagcttccctttctTCCGTGAAAGAGTTCTGCCTGCCAGGGTTGTCTGAAGGGCTTACCGTTTTTGCTGTTACACCGCCATTTCCACTGTGGCTGTAATTCCCCGGAGCTGAGCCTTCTCCGTGTGCCCCTCTAGTTCCGTGTGGTTGAATGTTCATTTGCTCACGGTGGCCCCGGTGGTCCTTGGGGGGTCTGACTGTGCCGCTCTCAGCAAGCCCAGTGAGAGGCTCTCCTGGGTTCACTAAACAGCCCAGAGGAGGTGGTGGATTTTCCTCTTCTGGGGGTCGAGGAGAGGCTTCTGTGTCAGAACAGACTCTGCCCCAAATCCCGCAGCCCTTGCACAAAGTGATGTCCCTGCACCGAGCCTCATGTCCTCTATAGAAGGAGAGCACTCGAGCCAGCGtggaagggcagggagaagccACAGCAGAGCCCAGCCCCCTGGCAGGCTCTCAGCAAGTGTTTCTTCTGGCCCACAGCTCACAGCAACTACCAGGCACAGTCCGCCGTGCCCCTGCGCTATGAGACCCATGGTGGGGAGGACGTCGCGGTCTTCGCCAAGGGTCCCATGGCGCACCTGCTGCATGGCGTCCACGAGCAGAACTACATTGCCCATGTGATGGCTTACGCGGCCTGCATCGGTGCCAACCAGGACCACTGTGCCTCGGCCAGCTCAGCTGGTGGCCCTTCTCCAgggcccctcctcctgctggccCTGCTCCCCTTGGGCATCCTATTCtgagggcccagggcccaggcacCCACCAGCCTATGACAGATGGCCAGCCTCCCTCTCTCAGCACGGCCCACCGTCTGGGAGCCCGCCCCTCAAGGGCCAGGTAGGGGGGCCTTCACAGCCTCGACAGCTGCCAGAGAGAGGACCCAGGAAACCAAAGTCTGCTGCCCAGCCTCGCTCCCCTCTGGAATCCTCCACTGGAGCCAGACCAGTTCCTGGCCTCCGGCCTCTACTCCCTTCCTGCTGCCCCTTGGGCCAACAGAGTAGGTTTCTctgggcaggcagagaaggcTGACTGCAGAAATTCTCAAGGCATCTTATTTTTCTAGCAAACACACTTCTCCAGACCTGGAGGTCCTGGAGCTTCCATGGAACATTCCGGATCTGACCTTCCCACTCCCCTCGCCTCTTGGAACCACCAGGTCCCATTGGGCTCACGTCCCTCCCTGCCTGGGAGACCCGATTCTTCTCCCCAGGATGGGGGTTTGCTCACTCATCCCGGGGCTGCCGGGGACTCCCAGGAGGTGAGCTGGGACTGGCCATCCGACCCCAGGGCTTCCTGGGCCAGGAAGAGCAGCCGGGACAGGCAGACATTTCTCAGCTCTTAACACACATGCCCACTCCTCTCTGAAGGGACACTCCTGTttggaaaggcaaaaaaaaaaaaatctttttttttctctttttggtgttGGTTAAAAGGGAacacaaaacatttaaataaaactttccaaATATTTCTGAGGACAGAACTGAGTCTTTGTGGtcagtgaggaagagagagagacaagcttGTTTCTTTGGGAGAGGACTGGACTCCGGGCCCAGGAGTGCGGGTGGCGTTGGGCCGGGAGGAAGGGGCTGCCTGCCgacctgtgtgactttgggcaaatggctctgtatctctgtgtctctgtttccttaACATTACAATGGGACATAGCCCAGTCCCGGGTTGCTGTGAAAATCCAAGAAGAATGCCTCTGGGCCCTGAAATCCACAGCAAGAAGGCCTCCAAGGGGCCTAGGACACCCTTGCCACACATGCCTACAGACAGAGCCACATGGCCTGGCTCAGCGGAGCTATtcgttccttcattcattcactcattcaacaaatccagttcacccttgaacaacacaggtttgaattgCATGGGTCTACTTGCagatttttttggataaatagaGTTCTGTGaactgtattttccttatgagatttctttttttttttttttaagattttatttatttgacagacagagatcacaagtaggcagagaggcaggcagagagagaggaggaagcaggctccctgctgagcagagagcccaatgcggggctccatcccaggaccctgggatcatgacccgagccgaaggcagaggctttaacccactgagccacccaggcgcccctttccttaCGATTTCTAATAACATTTTCATTCCTGTAGCTGACtttgttgtaagaatacagtctatactacatataacatataaaatatgtgttaactgagTGCTTATATTATCAGTAAGGCCGTTTGTAGTTCATTTT
This Neovison vison isolate M4711 chromosome 2, ASM_NN_V1, whole genome shotgun sequence DNA region includes the following protein-coding sequences:
- the ALPL gene encoding alkaline phosphatase, tissue-nonspecific isozyme isoform X1, yielding MISPFLVLAIGTCLTNSLVPEKEKDPKYWRDQAQQTLKYALRLQNLNTKVARNVIMFLGDGMGVSTVTAARILKGQLHHYPGEETRLEMDKFPYVALSKTYNTNAQVPDSAGTATAYLCGVKANEGTVGVSAATQRTQCNTTQGNEVTSILRWAKDAGKSVGIVTTTRVNHATPSAAYAHSADRDWYSDNEMPPEALSQGCKDIAYQLMHNVKDIEVIMGGGRKYMFPKNKTDVEYEMDEKSRGTRLDGLNLINIWKSFKPRHKHSHYVWNRTELLSLDPYTVDYLLGLFEPGDLQYELNRNNVTDPSLSEMVEIAIKILKKNPKGFFLLVEGGRIDHGHHEGKAKLALHETVEMDRAIGKAGIMTSVEDTLTVVTADHSHVFTFGGYTPRGNSIFGLAPMVSDTDKKPFTSILYGNGPGYKVVGGERENVSMVDYAHSNYQAQSAVPLRYETHGGEDVAVFAKGPMAHLLHGVHEQNYIAHVMAYAACIGANQDHCASASSAGGPSPGPLLLLALLPLGILF
- the ALPL gene encoding alkaline phosphatase, tissue-nonspecific isozyme isoform X2, whose amino-acid sequence is MPSGFKISTPKWLGMSSCSWEMGQLHHYPGEETRLEMDKFPYVALSKTYNTNAQVPDSAGTATAYLCGVKANEGTVGVSAATQRTQCNTTQGNEVTSILRWAKDAGKSVGIVTTTRVNHATPSAAYAHSADRDWYSDNEMPPEALSQGCKDIAYQLMHNVKDIEVIMGGGRKYMFPKNKTDVEYEMDEKSRGTRLDGLNLINIWKSFKPRHKHSHYVWNRTELLSLDPYTVDYLLGLFEPGDLQYELNRNNVTDPSLSEMVEIAIKILKKNPKGFFLLVEGGRIDHGHHEGKAKLALHETVEMDRAIGKAGIMTSVEDTLTVVTADHSHVFTFGGYTPRGNSIFGLAPMVSDTDKKPFTSILYGNGPGYKVVGGERENVSMVDYAHSNYQAQSAVPLRYETHGGEDVAVFAKGPMAHLLHGVHEQNYIAHVMAYAACIGANQDHCASASSAGGPSPGPLLLLALLPLGILF